A genomic segment from Parolsenella catena encodes:
- the fusA gene encoding elongation factor G, translating to MAKSKYTLKDMRNIGIMAHIDAGKTTTTERILYYTGKTHKIGEVHDGAATMDWMVQEQERGVTIQSAATTCFWKDSVIQIIDTPGHVDFTAEVERSLRVLDGAVAVFDAVAGVQPQSETVWRQAHNYNVPRIAFINKYDRIGADFFHAIDTMKERLHANAIAAQIPMGAEDQFWGLVDLVTMTAWDFKEDDKGMIYPEPMDAIPDEFAEVAQAKREELLDAAANFDDDLMEKILMEEEIPVDQLKAALRKGVIANELNLVFVGSAYKNKGIQELLDAVVDYLPSPLDVPAVEGTNPKSKETETREADNKAPFSALAFKIQTDPFVGKLTYFRVYSGTAEAGSYVYNATKGTRERLGRILEMNAHDRTDREACSTGDIVAAVGLKSTTTGDTLCDEAHQIILESIEFADPVIDVAVEPKTKAEQDKMSVGLAKLAEEDPTFQVHTDQETGQTIIAGMGELHLEIIVDRLKREFNVDCNVGKPQVAYRETAGHAVEKAEGKFVRQSGGRGQYGHAVINIEPQESGKGYEFVNAIVGGVVPKEYIPSIDKGIQEALESGVIAGYPVVDVKVTLVDGSYHEVDSSEAAFKIAGSMAIKDALKKSDPVLLEPIEDVEVETPQQYLGDVMGNLNSRRGAIQGMEDRNGTTSIKAKVPLGEMFGYATDLRSQTQGRASYTMQFSDYEPVPKSVADQIVSKAGGNA from the coding sequence ATGGCAAAGAGCAAGTACACGCTCAAGGACATGCGCAATATCGGCATCATGGCCCACATCGATGCCGGTAAGACCACGACCACCGAGCGAATCCTGTACTACACGGGCAAGACCCACAAGATCGGTGAGGTCCACGATGGCGCCGCCACCATGGACTGGATGGTTCAGGAGCAGGAGCGTGGCGTGACCATTCAGTCCGCCGCCACCACGTGCTTCTGGAAGGACTCCGTCATCCAGATCATCGACACCCCGGGCCACGTTGACTTCACGGCCGAGGTCGAGCGCTCCCTGCGCGTCCTCGACGGTGCCGTCGCCGTCTTCGACGCCGTCGCCGGCGTTCAGCCCCAGTCCGAGACCGTGTGGCGTCAGGCCCACAACTACAACGTCCCGCGCATCGCCTTCATCAACAAGTACGATCGCATCGGCGCCGACTTCTTCCACGCCATCGATACGATGAAGGAGCGTCTGCACGCCAACGCCATCGCCGCTCAGATCCCGATGGGCGCCGAGGACCAGTTCTGGGGCCTCGTCGACCTGGTCACCATGACCGCCTGGGACTTCAAGGAAGACGACAAGGGCATGATCTACCCTGAGCCCATGGACGCCATCCCCGATGAGTTCGCCGAGGTCGCCCAGGCCAAGCGCGAGGAGCTCCTCGACGCCGCCGCCAACTTCGATGACGACCTGATGGAGAAGATCCTCATGGAGGAGGAGATTCCCGTCGACCAGCTCAAGGCCGCCCTGCGCAAGGGTGTCATCGCCAACGAGCTCAACCTCGTCTTCGTGGGCTCCGCCTACAAGAACAAGGGCATCCAGGAGCTTCTCGACGCCGTCGTCGACTACCTCCCCAGCCCGCTTGACGTTCCTGCCGTCGAGGGCACGAACCCCAAGTCCAAGGAGACCGAGACCCGCGAGGCCGACAACAAGGCCCCGTTCAGCGCCCTGGCCTTCAAGATCCAGACTGACCCGTTCGTTGGTAAGCTGACGTACTTCCGCGTCTACTCCGGCACCGCCGAGGCTGGCTCCTACGTCTACAACGCCACGAAGGGCACCCGCGAGCGTCTGGGCCGCATCCTCGAGATGAACGCCCACGACCGCACGGACCGCGAGGCCTGCTCCACGGGCGACATCGTCGCTGCCGTGGGCCTCAAGTCCACGACCACGGGTGACACCCTGTGCGACGAGGCCCACCAGATCATCCTCGAGTCCATCGAGTTCGCCGACCCGGTCATCGATGTCGCCGTTGAGCCCAAGACCAAGGCCGAGCAGGACAAGATGAGCGTTGGCCTTGCCAAGCTGGCCGAGGAGGACCCGACGTTCCAGGTCCACACGGACCAGGAGACGGGCCAGACGATCATCGCCGGCATGGGCGAGCTTCACCTCGAGATCATCGTCGACCGCCTGAAGCGCGAGTTCAACGTTGACTGCAACGTGGGCAAGCCGCAGGTCGCCTACCGTGAGACCGCTGGTCACGCCGTCGAGAAGGCCGAGGGCAAGTTTGTCCGCCAGTCCGGTGGTCGCGGTCAGTACGGCCACGCCGTCATCAACATCGAGCCGCAGGAGTCCGGCAAGGGCTACGAGTTCGTCAACGCCATCGTCGGCGGCGTCGTGCCCAAGGAGTACATCCCCTCGATCGACAAGGGCATCCAGGAGGCGCTCGAGAGCGGCGTCATCGCCGGCTACCCGGTCGTCGACGTCAAGGTGACCCTCGTTGACGGCTCCTACCACGAGGTCGACTCCTCCGAGGCCGCCTTCAAGATCGCCGGCTCCATGGCCATCAAGGACGCCCTCAAGAAGTCTGATCCCGTCCTGCTCGAGCCGATCGAGGACGTCGAGGTTGAGACCCCGCAGCAGTACCTCGGCGACGTCATGGGCAATCTGAACTCCCGCCGTGGCGCCATCCAGGGCATGGAGGACCGCAATGGCACCACGTCCATCAAGGCCAAGGTGCCCCTGGGCGAGATGTTCGGCTATGCCACCGACCTTCGCTCCCAGACGCAGGGTCGCGCGAGCTACACCATGCAGTTCAGCGACTACGAGCCCGTTCCCAAGTCCGTGGCCGACCAGATCGTCAGCAAGGCTGGCGGCAACGCCTAA
- the rpsJ gene encoding 30S ribosomal protein S10 encodes MSNQKIRIRLKGFDHEVVDQSAKLIVDTAQKTGAKVSGPIPLPTERNLYTVIRSPHKDKDSREQFEMRTHKRLIDILEPTSSTVDSLMRLDLPAGVDIEIKL; translated from the coding sequence GTGTCTAACCAGAAGATCAGGATTCGTCTCAAGGGCTTTGACCACGAGGTCGTTGACCAGTCCGCCAAGCTCATCGTCGACACCGCCCAGAAGACGGGCGCCAAGGTGTCCGGCCCCATCCCCCTGCCCACCGAGCGCAACCTCTACACGGTCATCCGCTCGCCGCACAAGGACAAGGACTCCCGCGAGCAGTTCGAGATGCGCACCCACAAGCGCCTCATCGACATCCTCGAGCCCACGAGCTCCACGGTCGACTCGCTCATGCGTCTCGACCTGCCGGCTGGCGTCGACATCGAGATCAAGCTCTAA
- the rplC gene encoding 50S ribosomal protein L3, with protein MVSTILGRKIGMTQVFDEDDNVVPVTVIQAGPCVVSQVKTVATDGYDAVQIGFGSIKPKHVNKPMAGHFAKAGVEPMRYLREVRVANGEEHKVGDVVSVADFAEVKNVDVTGTSKGKGFQGTIKRWNFACGPMTHGSRNQRKPGSIGQCAYPSRVRKGLHMPGHMGDERVTVKNLKLVRVDAEQNLMLVKGAVPGGKNGLVSIRMA; from the coding sequence ATGGTCAGCACCATCCTCGGCCGCAAGATCGGGATGACCCAGGTGTTTGACGAGGACGACAACGTCGTGCCCGTCACGGTCATCCAGGCCGGCCCCTGCGTTGTCTCGCAGGTCAAGACCGTTGCCACCGACGGCTATGACGCCGTTCAGATCGGCTTCGGCAGCATCAAGCCCAAGCACGTCAACAAGCCCATGGCGGGTCACTTCGCCAAGGCCGGCGTCGAGCCCATGCGCTACCTGCGCGAGGTCCGCGTCGCCAACGGCGAGGAGCACAAGGTGGGCGACGTCGTGTCCGTCGCCGACTTCGCCGAGGTCAAGAACGTTGACGTCACCGGCACCTCCAAGGGCAAGGGCTTCCAGGGCACCATCAAGCGCTGGAACTTCGCCTGCGGCCCCATGACGCACGGTTCGCGCAACCAGCGCAAGCCGGGTTCCATCGGCCAGTGCGCCTACCCCTCGCGCGTCCGCAAGGGTCTGCACATGCCTGGTCACATGGGTGACGAGCGCGTCACGGTCAAGAACCTCAAGCTCGTCCGTGTCGATGCCGAGCAGAACCTCATGCTCGTCAAGGGCGCTGTCCCCGGCGGCAAGAACGGCCTCGTCTCGATCCGCATGGCCTAA